In Gloeocapsa sp. PCC 73106, the sequence AGAAATAGGCGGTGCGACCTTTATTGATATCGCCGCCGATCCTCACTTAGTGGCGCAAATTCGCCAGATTACCACTTTACCCATTTGTGTATCCGCGGTAGAGCCTCAATTATTAGCAGAAGCGGCTCAAGCTGGAGCAGATTTACTAGAAATTGGCAATTTTGACTGTTTTTATGCTCAAGGTCGCTATTTTTCTGCTACAGAAGTACTAGAATTGACCAAAGCAACTAAAAATCTAGTACCCAACCTGACTTTATCGGTGACGGTACCTCATATCCTAGCTCTAGATGAACAGGTAGCACTAGCGGAAACATTAGTAGCTCATGGTGCTGATCTAATTCAAACCGAAGGAGGAACGAGTAGTAATCCCCAGCATCCTGGAGTATTGGGGTTAATCGAAAAAGCAAGCCCAACTCTAGCTGCCGCTTATAGTATTTCTAGGGCTGTATCTGTACCAGTTTTGTGTGCTTCAGGTTTGTCTGAGGTGACGGTACCTTTAGCGATCGCAGCAGGTGCATCTGGTGTAGGTGTGGGATCTGCTGTTAACCAATTACACACAGAAATTGAAATGATCGCTCAGGTGCGCAGTCTGATGGAAGCTTTAGCAGGAATTAAGCAAGAGTCGGTAAGATTTTAAGTAATAGGGCGCAATCTAAGCGCCCATTATCACTATCAATACCGGTTTACGTCTTTTAGGTACAAACACAAAGTGAAGGTTAATCATCGATACTGAATGATTATCTCGCCGATATTCATAATCTTTTGAATTTAATCTAGCCATTTATCTTGTTAGTATGATATACTGTAGCAACAGTCTAACGTTTTAAAATGTATAAAACACTTCCTTTAAAACTGTACTTATCTGATGAACAGAGAGGTTATTGGTTAGACCAGTGTACTCATTCAAATAAACTCAGAAATGTTGCTCTTTATTTGATTAGGAGCGCGCATTACGAACGACTAGATCGCTTGCAAGCTTATGGAATTTATTGGTTCGACGACTGCTTAAAATCGTGTTGGCAAACTTGGTATTGCTCTGCACCAACAAGTACTTACCCAAGTCTTTATCAAGAATTAAAAACAAATGAGCATTATCAAGCATTAGCAGCTCAATCAGCTCAACAAACTCTAAGAACGGTTTGCGAGTCAATAAAAGCTTATAACGCGTTAGTAAAACTTTATTACGAGGGTCAATTAGACCAAAAACCTAAGTTACCTAAATATCGAAAAAATGGCTTATTTCAAGTTACTTTTCCTAAACAAGCTTTAAGCTTTCGTGACGGATTTTGTTACCCAAGTATTAGCAGAGGTGCTAAAGATGAGGTACTTTCTGATATTGGGATACAGGTACCTGATTTTATCGACACCGATTGGATAAAAGAACTGACAATTAAACCTTTGTTTGGGGAGTTTTGGGCTTATTGGGTAATTGATGACGGAAAAGAATCAGTCTCCTGTAACGAACATTTAAACTATTCAGAAGCTATTGCGTTTGACCATGGCGGAGCTAATTGGTTAACTGGTGTTTCAACCTTAGGTAAAAGTTTGATTATTGATGGTCGAAAAATGCGATCGCTTAATCAAGGCTATTGCAGATTAGTAGCCAAATACAAGCATGGGAAATCAGATTTTTATTGGGATGAAAACCTAGATAGGATACAAGCTAAACACAATAACCAAAAAAGAGACTTAATTAATAAAACCGCCAGATTTATCGTCAATTATTGCCTAAATAATCAGATAGGTAACGTTGTTTTTGGTTGGAATGGAGACATTAAGCAAGGTTCCCAAATGGGTAAACAAAACAATCAAAACTTTGTCATGATTCCCACAAAAAGACTGATAGATAGAGTTATTCAACTAGCAGATGAATATGGTATCAAAGTAACAGTAACAGAGGAAGCATATACATCTAAAGCCAGCTTTTTAGACGGAGATAAATTATACCCCCATGGTGAAAAACCTGATGAGGTAAAGTTTTCTGGTAAAAGAGTGAAGCGTGGCTTATATCAAACAGCTAACGGCTGGGCAATCAATGCAGATTGTAATGGAGCGGCAAACATTCTTAAAAAAGTAGTCACACAGTTAGGGTTAAACCTAATCAAGGTGGGTAGGGGAGCTTTGACCCTCCCAAACCGATACGACTTGTTTACATGCGTAAGCAAATCATATCGTAAAAACGCGATGCGCGCCACGTCTAAAGACTGGCAAGCCGCGCCGATTTAGAATCCCCGTGCTTTTAAGCCGGGGAGAGGTCAATGAGAAATTTTAGTTAAAGCATTTTTGACCACTGGGGGAAGCTGACGCATAATTTTACCTTTGTCGCGATCGATAGCTACGAGAGTGACTCTACCGCTAATATAGGTTTTTTGTCCATCCAGGGATTGAATTTTGTAATCCCAATGGATGCGAACTCCTTCGATTTCCGTCATCCTGGTTTTGACGATCGCACTGTTACCCATGGCGAGGGGATGATGGTAACGTATGGATAAATCCACTACTGGTAAATCACACCCGACACTGACTAATTCACTAAAATCAATCCCATTGGATAGTAAACATTCGACTCTCGCCGCTTCCAGCCAAGTTATATAAGTACCATGCCAAACTACTCCAGCATAATCGGTGTGATGGGGATAAACTTTAATAGGATATTCAAACCAGTTTTCACTAGTGGTTTTAATGCTTGGATTCGCTTCGATCGCTCCTGTAGGTGGTAATTGGTGATCCGTCAAGGATTATCTCCTCCTCTCATTAATAGTCTTAATAATTGGTATCAAAATTGCTGCGATTACTCCAGCAACAAAACCATTATTATACAGATTTAAACCCCGATGTAACCCCCCTACGTTTTGTATAGCCGATGAATGAATTAACCCAGCGATGATCCCCCACAACCCGCCGTATTTACCGGCGATCGGTGCTAAAGTAGTTCCAAACAAAGCAGCTAGCTGCATGGAAAAATCGTTAGCGTTCACTTCTGCATTTAGGGTTCCTAGATATACTCCCCCCATAATAGGGATGATATTTCTCGGATGCTTACCCAAAGCTGAAAAACCCACCACGGTGAAAACCCCTCCCAGGGTTGGACCATTAAGATCTCCACCAATGAACAATATATAGAGCGTCACAATAAAACCGTTAATACCCATATTAATTAAAACAGCACCAAATCCCGTCAAAACTACAAAATCTGTAACGAGTTGACCAGAAGATTGCCAAATACATTGAAGTTTATCCCAAGGTTTTCTTTCAAAATAGATACCAGCAAGAATCATTGAGGTAAACAGTAAAAATAAATATGAACCTAATAGTAAATTATTCCCCGTCGTCCAAATTAAACGAGGCTCTGGTACAATACCATAAGATTTAAGCAGGGAAACAACTATAGTAATTACCACTCCTGCGGTAAATCCCATATTATAAAGATTAAAACCCTCATGCACTTTTAATAAATTAGCTGAGACTGGAACTAGAAAAAACCCAATAGTCACACTGACAATAATTGCTAAAAGAATTCTGGTGAAAAGAAAGGATGTCGTACTAAACAATATTTCAGTCATCACCGGCGCCAAAGCAGTTCCAAATAAAGCTGTATAAATAACTTCTTTAAAATCTCTTTTTTGATTTTTAGCGTATAAAAATACTCCCAATATAATTAACCACACATTAAAAAGATTTTTACCAAAAAAAGCAAATCCAGCCACGGTAAACAAACAAGCAATAGGGAAACCATTGATATCTGGCTTTAACTTATAAAAGATTAAAATTACAATTAATGTCAGAGATCCTGAATTAACTAAAGCTGATCCCATATTACCAATACCGATGTAGTCCGTGATTAACGTATCTGGTGAGGCGATGATCCTCTGAAGACCTTCCAGTATTTCTAAGGGAGTATTAACCAAAAAACCAAATAAAATTAGTGAAAAGGCGTATATTCCTAAAATTAAAAGTTTAGTATTATTCGAAGGTTCTGTAATGTTGTTAATCATTAAAGTAGTTACTCCTAAAATTTGTGCGACAATATAAATTAACAATCAACTCAATTAGTTTACCTAAATTACTAATGTCGCTCTCGTATATCATTACTATTCACGATCAGCAAAAACAAGAAACCCACAGTCTAGCAGTATCTAGAGATGAGTATATTCTTCAAAGTGCCGAAGCACAAGGTTATCAGTTACCCTTTGCTTGTCGTAATGGCGCTTGTACCACCTGTGCTGTAAAAATCCTCTCAGGAGAAGTCTATCAACCCGAAGCCATGGGATTGTCACCACAATTGCAACAAAAAGGCTACGCTTTACTGTGTGTGAGTTATCCACGTTCTGACTTAGTAGTAGAAACTCAAGAAGAAGACGAAGTGTATGAACTGCAATTTGGTCGCTATTTTGCCAGAGGAAAAGTTCGCTTTGGACTTCCCCTCGATGAAGATTAATTGATTTAATGAAGTATAGAGGGCTCTCTTAGCATTATGG encodes:
- a CDS encoding DUF561 domain-containing protein gives rise to the protein MLSQLTTAFATKKALKIISGLNNFDYERVAMIAKAAEIGGATFIDIAADPHLVAQIRQITTLPICVSAVEPQLLAEAAQAGADLLEIGNFDCFYAQGRYFSATEVLELTKATKNLVPNLTLSVTVPHILALDEQVALAETLVAHGADLIQTEGGTSSNPQHPGVLGLIEKASPTLAAAYSISRAVSVPVLCASGLSEVTVPLAIAAGASGVGVGSAVNQLHTEIEMIAQVRSLMEALAGIKQESVRF
- a CDS encoding RNA-guided endonuclease TnpB family protein codes for the protein MYKTLPLKLYLSDEQRGYWLDQCTHSNKLRNVALYLIRSAHYERLDRLQAYGIYWFDDCLKSCWQTWYCSAPTSTYPSLYQELKTNEHYQALAAQSAQQTLRTVCESIKAYNALVKLYYEGQLDQKPKLPKYRKNGLFQVTFPKQALSFRDGFCYPSISRGAKDEVLSDIGIQVPDFIDTDWIKELTIKPLFGEFWAYWVIDDGKESVSCNEHLNYSEAIAFDHGGANWLTGVSTLGKSLIIDGRKMRSLNQGYCRLVAKYKHGKSDFYWDENLDRIQAKHNNQKRDLINKTARFIVNYCLNNQIGNVVFGWNGDIKQGSQMGKQNNQNFVMIPTKRLIDRVIQLADEYGIKVTVTEEAYTSKASFLDGDKLYPHGEKPDEVKFSGKRVKRGLYQTANGWAINADCNGAANILKKVVTQLGLNLIKVGRGALTLPNRYDLFTCVSKSYRKNAMRATSKDWQAAPI
- a CDS encoding thioesterase family protein — encoded protein: MTDHQLPPTGAIEANPSIKTTSENWFEYPIKVYPHHTDYAGVVWHGTYITWLEAARVECLLSNGIDFSELVSVGCDLPVVDLSIRYHHPLAMGNSAIVKTRMTEIEGVRIHWDYKIQSLDGQKTYISGRVTLVAIDRDKGKIMRQLPPVVKNALTKISH
- a CDS encoding DUF1576 domain-containing protein, coding for MINNITEPSNNTKLLILGIYAFSLILFGFLVNTPLEILEGLQRIIASPDTLITDYIGIGNMGSALVNSGSLTLIVILIFYKLKPDINGFPIACLFTVAGFAFFGKNLFNVWLIILGVFLYAKNQKRDFKEVIYTALFGTALAPVMTEILFSTTSFLFTRILLAIIVSVTIGFFLVPVSANLLKVHEGFNLYNMGFTAGVVITIVVSLLKSYGIVPEPRLIWTTGNNLLLGSYLFLLFTSMILAGIYFERKPWDKLQCIWQSSGQLVTDFVVLTGFGAVLINMGINGFIVTLYILFIGGDLNGPTLGGVFTVVGFSALGKHPRNIIPIMGGVYLGTLNAEVNANDFSMQLAALFGTTLAPIAGKYGGLWGIIAGLIHSSAIQNVGGLHRGLNLYNNGFVAGVIAAILIPIIKTINERRR
- a CDS encoding 2Fe-2S iron-sulfur cluster-binding protein; its protein translation is MSLSYIITIHDQQKQETHSLAVSRDEYILQSAEAQGYQLPFACRNGACTTCAVKILSGEVYQPEAMGLSPQLQQKGYALLCVSYPRSDLVVETQEEDEVYELQFGRYFARGKVRFGLPLDED